In Chryseobacterium oranimense, a single window of DNA contains:
- a CDS encoding M16 family metallopeptidase: MKKRLLTAAAASFFGMILNAQQIKFEEYDLPNGLHVILHQDNSAPVVTTGVMYHVGAKDEVKGRTGFAHFFEHLLFEGTPNIKRGDWFKIVSSNGGQNNANTTNDRTYYYETFPSNNEQLGLWMESERMRHAVINQVGVDTQREVVKEEKRLRMDNQPYGNLFPTIQKNLFTNHPYNWPTIGSMEDLNSAKLEEFQAFYKKYYVPNNATLVVAGDIKPEQTKKWIQDYYGAIPKGTLYPKDFPKDAPITQEKEVTATDPNIQLPAYIFAYRTPANKEKDAYVLDMLSSYLSNGKSSVLYKKLVDQDKKALAVQAFNQGLEDYSIFAFFAIPMGQTTKQTLQSDIDAEIKKLQTTLISEEDYQKLQNQYENQFVNANSSIQGIAASLATNHVLMGDTNLINKEIDIYRSITRQDLQNAAKKYLNSNQRVIINYVPEKK; this comes from the coding sequence ATGAAAAAGCGACTTCTTACTGCTGCAGCGGCATCTTTCTTCGGAATGATTCTGAATGCACAGCAAATAAAATTCGAAGAGTATGACCTTCCAAACGGTCTTCACGTAATTCTTCATCAGGACAATTCCGCACCGGTAGTCACTACCGGAGTCATGTACCATGTAGGTGCCAAAGATGAGGTAAAGGGAAGAACAGGGTTTGCCCACTTCTTCGAACACCTTCTTTTTGAAGGAACACCCAATATCAAGAGAGGTGACTGGTTCAAGATCGTATCTTCCAACGGAGGACAAAATAACGCAAACACAACGAATGACAGAACGTATTATTACGAAACCTTCCCTTCCAACAACGAACAGCTTGGCCTGTGGATGGAATCTGAAAGAATGCGTCATGCGGTGATCAATCAGGTGGGAGTAGATACTCAGAGAGAGGTTGTAAAAGAAGAGAAAAGGTTAAGAATGGATAATCAGCCTTATGGAAACCTTTTCCCTACCATTCAGAAAAATTTATTTACGAATCACCCGTACAACTGGCCTACGATCGGTTCTATGGAGGATCTGAATTCAGCAAAACTGGAAGAATTCCAGGCTTTCTATAAAAAATACTATGTTCCGAACAATGCTACATTAGTGGTTGCAGGAGATATCAAGCCTGAGCAGACTAAAAAATGGATTCAGGATTATTACGGAGCCATTCCAAAAGGAACGCTTTATCCTAAAGATTTCCCGAAAGATGCTCCTATCACTCAGGAAAAGGAAGTAACGGCTACAGACCCGAACATCCAGCTTCCTGCCTATATTTTTGCATACAGAACTCCGGCTAACAAAGAAAAAGATGCCTATGTTCTTGACATGCTTTCATCTTATCTGAGCAACGGTAAGTCTTCAGTCTTATATAAAAAATTAGTGGATCAGGATAAAAAAGCGCTTGCTGTACAGGCTTTCAACCAGGGTCTTGAGGATTACAGTATTTTTGCATTCTTCGCGATCCCGATGGGGCAGACCACGAAACAGACTTTACAATCTGACATCGATGCTGAGATTAAAAAGCTTCAGACCACTCTGATCTCTGAGGAAGATTATCAGAAGCTGCAGAACCAGTATGAGAACCAGTTTGTCAATGCCAACTCAAGCATTCAGGGAATTGCCGCTTCATTGGCAACGAATCATGTATTGATGGGTGATACCAACCTGATCAATAAGGAAATTGATATCTACAGATCAATCACGAGACAGGATCTGCAGAATGCTGCCAAGAAATATCTGAATTCTAATCAAAGGGTCATCATTAATTACGTTCCTGAAAAAAAGTAA
- a CDS encoding carbon starvation protein A: MDFLNNTNALTLIFVSVLVFAIAYRFYGIFIANKVLRLNDKNTTPAVEFADGKDYVATNKNVLFGHHFAAIAAAGPLVGPVLAAQFGYLPGALWILIGCVLGGGVHDMVVLFASVRHKGQSLATIASKEIGRATGTVAGFAILFILILTLAGLSLACINAMHEASWSLFTVVITMPIAVIMGLIMRYRKNSVLFASILGGILLVAGIIGGHSLMQNETMNNLFSWDIKTISIAIPLYGFLASVLPVWLLLVPRDYLSTYLKIGTIIMLAVGVIVIHPTIQMPALTEFIKGGGPVIGGPVLPFIFIVIACGAISGFHAVIATGTTPKMLNKEKEILFVGYGAMLVEGFVALMALIAACTLMPGDYFAINTPKESYDAFLAAHPSLHGVDIDYYSQKIGIELHGRTGGAVSLAVGMAHIFNKIPYMDQLTAYWYNFAIMFEAVFILTAIDAGTRVGRFFLQEMLGSVIPKFNDKNWVPGIIISSLLFTFAWGYLVFTGNVSSIWPLFGISNQLLAACGLIVCTTMLIRMKRGKYALCSAIPGVFMAGITFWAGYIQVTAIYLPKEQYLLAILAVTAMVLMLIVFIGAFIKWYQLLQIKTTEIDYYGEPVKELVER, from the coding sequence ATGGATTTTCTGAATAACACCAATGCGCTCACCCTGATTTTTGTATCGGTACTGGTCTTTGCAATTGCCTATCGTTTCTATGGTATTTTTATTGCCAATAAAGTTCTTAGGCTTAATGATAAAAACACGACTCCTGCAGTAGAGTTTGCCGATGGCAAAGATTATGTTGCCACCAATAAAAATGTACTTTTCGGGCATCACTTTGCAGCCATTGCAGCAGCCGGCCCTTTGGTAGGGCCTGTTCTTGCCGCTCAGTTCGGATATTTGCCCGGTGCATTATGGATCCTGATCGGATGTGTACTTGGTGGCGGAGTACACGATATGGTCGTTTTATTTGCCTCAGTAAGGCATAAAGGACAAAGTCTGGCAACCATAGCCTCCAAAGAAATAGGCAGAGCAACCGGAACTGTTGCAGGCTTTGCCATTTTATTCATCCTGATTCTTACGCTTGCCGGGTTGTCACTCGCTTGTATCAATGCAATGCATGAAGCTTCATGGTCACTCTTTACTGTGGTGATTACGATGCCTATTGCAGTCATCATGGGCCTTATTATGAGATACAGAAAGAACAGTGTGCTTTTTGCCAGTATCTTAGGGGGTATACTTTTGGTGGCAGGTATCATCGGTGGTCATAGCCTGATGCAGAATGAAACAATGAATAATCTGTTTTCGTGGGATATTAAAACTATTTCTATCGCCATTCCTTTGTATGGTTTTCTCGCTTCCGTACTGCCTGTATGGCTGCTTCTGGTTCCGAGAGATTATCTTTCAACCTATCTTAAAATAGGAACCATCATTATGCTTGCAGTGGGAGTGATTGTTATTCATCCAACCATTCAGATGCCAGCGCTTACGGAGTTTATAAAAGGAGGCGGGCCTGTTATAGGAGGCCCTGTACTCCCTTTTATCTTTATTGTTATCGCATGCGGAGCAATTTCCGGTTTTCATGCCGTAATTGCAACGGGGACAACGCCTAAAATGCTTAATAAAGAAAAGGAAATCCTTTTTGTAGGCTACGGTGCAATGCTTGTAGAAGGTTTTGTAGCTTTAATGGCTTTGATTGCTGCCTGTACATTAATGCCCGGTGATTATTTCGCTATCAACACCCCGAAAGAATCTTATGATGCTTTCCTTGCTGCCCATCCTTCCCTTCATGGGGTAGATATCGATTATTATTCACAGAAAATAGGCATCGAGCTTCACGGAAGGACCGGCGGAGCTGTATCTCTGGCTGTGGGAATGGCTCATATTTTCAATAAGATTCCTTATATGGACCAACTGACTGCTTATTGGTATAATTTTGCCATCATGTTTGAAGCCGTATTTATTCTTACCGCCATTGATGCAGGAACAAGAGTAGGCCGTTTCTTTTTGCAGGAAATGTTGGGTTCCGTCATTCCTAAATTCAATGATAAAAACTGGGTTCCCGGAATTATTATCAGCAGCCTTTTATTTACTTTCGCCTGGGGATACCTCGTATTTACAGGCAATGTAAGCAGTATCTGGCCTCTGTTCGGGATCAGTAACCAGCTGTTGGCGGCCTGCGGCCTGATTGTCTGTACCACAATGCTGATCCGGATGAAAAGGGGCAAGTATGCATTGTGCTCTGCAATTCCCGGAGTTTTTATGGCTGGAATTACTTTCTGGGCCGGGTATATTCAGGTGACAGCGATCTATCTTCCTAAAGAACAATATCTGCTGGCCATTTTAGCAGTTACAGCCATGGTGCTGATGCTTATTGTGTTCATCGGGGCTTTTATCAAATGGTATCAGCTTCTGCAGATCAAGACCACAGAGATAGATTATTACGGAGAGCCTGTAAAAGAGCTTGTAGAAAGGTAA
- a CDS encoding ATP-dependent helicase: MDYLKGLNESQYEAVTSLQGPLMVLAGAGSGKTRVLTMRIAHLIHNGVDPFNILALTFTNKAAREMKERIAKVVGDSNARSLWMGTFHSVFARILRIEGHYLGYPSNFTIYDQQDALNVIRKVIKDMNIDADLYKPKKVQARISTYKNNLITVKAYFNNPELMEADEKANMKFIGKIYQKYVEECFKNGAMDFDDLLLKTNELLTRFPEVLAKYQDRFRYIMVDEYQDTNHSQYLIVKALASKFENICVVGDDAQSIYSFRGANIYNILNFKKDYPDALTVSLEQNYRSTQNIVNAANVVIAKNLQQFKKNVFSDNEEGDKIKIYRSLSDADEANFVAGNIWELRNTDQRKYSDFAILYRTNSQTRAFEDALRRKNIPYKVYGGLSFYQRKEVKDLIAYLRLLVNENDSEALMRIINYPARGIGDTTQNKLIVFADAQNIAVSKVLSNLPMYAPQLGLNNGVLNKLNDFWSMIKAFQVLLKTDTAYSVAMEVAKRSGLIKFLKDDQTPEGISRVENVQELMNSMQGFIEEQMQLEDGDPSLPNFLENIALSADTQDKNTDEDMVSLMTIHLSKGLEFPVVHLVGLEENLFPSFMSSATREDLEEERRLFYVALTRAEKKVFFSYAVSRFQWGKITDAEPSRFLSEIDDEYIEFLNPALEKRFINNAGIKSNIFDEHPSEQKAFRRVEKKTIDKGDTSKPVPEVRKLKPVSTAKIINPSGASSQDIEVGDKVRHDRFGIGEVSFLDGTDPQNIKAKVIFIHEGEKNLILKYAKLTKI; the protein is encoded by the coding sequence ATGGATTATCTGAAAGGACTCAATGAATCACAATATGAAGCCGTTACCTCTCTACAGGGACCATTAATGGTTCTTGCAGGCGCCGGTTCCGGAAAAACACGTGTGCTTACCATGCGTATTGCCCACCTGATCCACAATGGGGTGGACCCTTTCAATATCCTGGCATTAACCTTTACCAATAAAGCGGCCCGCGAAATGAAAGAACGTATCGCAAAAGTGGTAGGGGATAGCAATGCAAGAAGCTTATGGATGGGAACTTTTCACTCTGTTTTTGCAAGAATCCTGAGGATTGAAGGCCATTACCTTGGATATCCTTCCAATTTTACAATCTATGACCAGCAGGATGCACTGAATGTAATCAGGAAAGTGATTAAGGACATGAATATCGATGCCGATCTTTACAAACCTAAGAAAGTTCAGGCAAGGATTTCAACTTATAAGAATAACCTGATCACGGTAAAAGCTTATTTCAACAATCCTGAACTGATGGAGGCAGATGAAAAGGCAAACATGAAATTCATCGGCAAGATCTATCAGAAATATGTGGAAGAATGCTTCAAAAACGGAGCTATGGATTTCGATGATTTATTGTTGAAAACCAATGAATTGCTTACCCGGTTTCCTGAAGTGCTGGCCAAATACCAGGACAGGTTCAGGTATATTATGGTGGATGAGTACCAGGATACTAACCATTCACAATACCTTATTGTAAAAGCACTGGCCTCAAAATTTGAAAATATATGCGTAGTGGGAGATGATGCACAGTCTATCTATTCATTCCGTGGTGCCAATATTTACAATATATTAAACTTCAAGAAAGATTATCCTGATGCCTTAACGGTTTCTCTGGAGCAGAATTACCGTTCAACCCAGAATATCGTTAATGCTGCCAATGTGGTTATTGCCAAAAACCTTCAGCAGTTTAAAAAAAATGTGTTCAGTGATAATGAAGAAGGAGACAAAATCAAAATATACCGTTCCCTTTCCGATGCTGATGAAGCCAATTTCGTAGCCGGAAATATCTGGGAGCTTAGAAATACAGATCAGAGAAAATACAGTGATTTTGCCATTTTATACAGGACAAACTCACAGACCAGGGCATTTGAAGATGCACTGAGACGTAAAAATATTCCTTATAAAGTGTACGGAGGGCTTTCCTTCTACCAAAGAAAAGAAGTGAAGGACCTGATTGCTTACCTGCGTCTTCTGGTCAATGAAAACGATTCAGAGGCCCTGATGAGAATCATTAATTATCCTGCAAGAGGAATTGGAGATACCACACAGAATAAACTGATCGTTTTTGCAGACGCTCAAAATATCGCAGTTTCAAAGGTACTCAGCAATTTACCGATGTATGCCCCTCAGTTGGGTCTTAATAATGGTGTTTTAAATAAGCTGAACGACTTCTGGTCTATGATCAAAGCTTTTCAGGTATTGCTGAAAACGGACACTGCATACAGTGTTGCGATGGAAGTGGCCAAACGAAGCGGATTGATTAAATTTTTAAAAGATGATCAGACCCCGGAAGGAATTTCCCGTGTAGAAAATGTTCAGGAACTAATGAACTCCATGCAGGGATTCATTGAAGAACAGATGCAGCTGGAAGACGGAGATCCGAGCCTGCCGAACTTCCTTGAAAACATTGCCCTTTCTGCGGATACCCAGGATAAAAATACAGATGAAGATATGGTTTCATTAATGACCATTCACCTGTCGAAAGGTCTTGAATTCCCGGTAGTACATCTTGTAGGTCTTGAAGAAAATCTTTTCCCGAGCTTTATGAGCTCAGCAACAAGGGAAGACCTGGAAGAAGAAAGACGTCTTTTCTATGTGGCACTGACAAGGGCTGAAAAGAAGGTGTTTTTCTCTTATGCGGTTTCACGTTTCCAGTGGGGAAAAATCACTGATGCGGAGCCTTCAAGGTTCTTAAGTGAAATAGATGATGAATATATTGAATTCCTGAATCCTGCTCTGGAAAAGAGATTCATCAATAATGCCGGAATCAAATCCAATATTTTTGATGAGCATCCTTCCGAACAAAAAGCATTCAGAAGGGTTGAAAAGAAAACTATTGATAAAGGAGACACTTCAAAACCTGTACCGGAAGTCAGAAAACTAAAACCTGTAAGTACCGCTAAAATTATCAATCCTAGTGGAGCTTCTTCCCAGGATATTGAAGTAGGTGATAAGGTAAGGCATGACCGTTTCGGAATAGGAGAAGTTTCTTTCCTGGATGGTACGGATCCGCAGAACATCAAAGCCAAGGTGATCTTCATTCATGAAGGAGAGAAAAACCTTATCTTAAAATATGCGAAGCTTACTAAAATATAA
- a CDS encoding TonB-dependent siderophore receptor, which yields MKNKKTILSASVLFFLGTYTFGQEKEKDSIKTNAVEEVVVLGSRAGARSKTDSPVPVDVFNIKETSVVLPQSSIGQILNAVAPSFTSTIQTNSDGTDHLDPAQLRGLGPDQVLVLVNGKRRHTSALVNVNGTPGRGTVGTDLNSIPSFALNRIEVLRDGASAQYGSDAIAGVINLELKKDIGKLTGQVSYGGNLTPTANDHTGNFDGQNIQVDLNYGNKIGNKGGFYNITWSSQFRNPTFRAGTESGTIYNAYNAIEKRALNDGVNLSSLFSNINNVPNPQQLINYIHQYAQGVSYFSPQFQNQIQTANTIGALQGLLKGDFTDQELAYRGLDRKDFNMQVGQSKLNNHQLFANIEVPINDNWKVYTFGGYSFRHGSSGGFYRKPNQSRTFTGLYSDGYLPQIGTDIQDLSLSAGIKGNWDGWNIDFSNTFGQNSFNYNIRNTGNTSLRFASPDEFNAGGLKFSQNTINLDFSKKYDVWNGINVAFGAEHRYENFKITQGDEASYTTYDAAGNVWNNTSPRGTDFFGNVLPGGSQVFSGFKPVNAVDKSRQAVAAYADVEFNFTNWLLVDAAARYENYSDFGSTFNYKLASRIKVAPNFNVRLAGSTGFRAPSIHQIYYNVTSTLFTNSQLLEVGTFSNDSDIAGLLEMPKLKQETSKSASVGFTYRIPSASLTFTADGYFTRINNRIILTDQFLRADVPPAAQAAFDAQGINAAQFFTNAIDTETKGIDLVISHNVRFSGLKLDNSFAANISETRKVGDIHSAGLLQSPNLEKIYFSEKSRVYLEEAVPRVKASLSHTLRWKNASLYLRNTYFGKVTGADIIDVNGDGVVGFNEHQQIGHKIITDLSLAYQFTKNVGLTVGVNNLFDIYPDKNLTASTNNDQFIYSRSTSQFGQNGRYVFTRLNFNF from the coding sequence ATGAAAAATAAAAAGACTATTTTATCTGCTTCTGTTCTTTTTTTCCTCGGAACTTATACTTTCGGACAGGAAAAAGAAAAAGACAGCATAAAAACCAATGCGGTTGAAGAAGTTGTGGTGCTGGGCTCAAGAGCTGGTGCACGATCCAAAACAGACAGTCCGGTTCCTGTGGATGTCTTCAATATAAAAGAAACTTCGGTGGTACTTCCACAATCCAGTATAGGACAGATTCTGAATGCGGTAGCTCCGTCTTTCACATCGACCATTCAAACCAATTCGGATGGAACAGATCATCTGGATCCTGCTCAGCTGAGAGGATTAGGACCGGATCAGGTGCTGGTTTTAGTAAATGGAAAAAGAAGGCATACTTCTGCTTTGGTGAATGTAAACGGAACACCGGGAAGAGGAACAGTAGGAACTGATTTGAACTCTATTCCTTCATTTGCTTTAAACAGGATTGAGGTGCTGCGTGACGGTGCTTCAGCACAGTATGGATCAGATGCCATTGCAGGGGTAATTAACCTTGAACTGAAAAAGGATATCGGAAAGTTAACGGGACAGGTAAGTTATGGTGGAAATTTAACTCCGACAGCCAATGACCATACCGGAAACTTTGACGGACAGAATATTCAGGTAGACCTTAATTATGGAAATAAAATCGGAAATAAAGGAGGCTTTTATAATATCACATGGTCTTCACAATTCAGAAATCCGACCTTCAGAGCCGGTACGGAAAGCGGGACAATCTATAATGCATATAATGCTATCGAAAAACGTGCTTTAAATGACGGTGTAAATCTTTCCTCACTTTTTTCCAATATCAACAATGTTCCCAACCCGCAGCAGCTTATAAATTATATTCATCAGTATGCACAGGGTGTGAGCTATTTCTCTCCTCAGTTTCAGAATCAGATTCAGACTGCCAATACAATCGGTGCTCTGCAGGGTTTATTAAAAGGAGATTTTACAGATCAGGAACTGGCTTACAGAGGACTGGACAGGAAAGATTTCAATATGCAGGTAGGGCAGTCGAAACTAAACAATCATCAGCTTTTTGCCAATATTGAAGTTCCGATTAATGATAACTGGAAAGTGTATACGTTCGGCGGATACAGTTTCAGACACGGAAGCTCAGGTGGATTCTACAGAAAACCTAACCAGAGCAGAACTTTTACAGGGTTGTATTCAGACGGTTATCTGCCGCAAATCGGAACGGATATTCAGGATCTGTCGCTTTCAGCAGGAATCAAAGGAAACTGGGACGGCTGGAATATCGATTTCAGTAATACATTCGGACAGAATTCATTTAACTATAACATCAGAAATACAGGAAATACCTCTTTACGGTTTGCTTCTCCAGACGAATTTAATGCAGGAGGCTTAAAGTTTTCCCAGAACACCATCAATTTGGATTTCTCTAAAAAATATGATGTCTGGAACGGGATTAACGTAGCATTCGGAGCAGAGCACCGATATGAGAATTTTAAAATAACACAGGGTGATGAAGCTTCTTACACCACTTATGATGCAGCAGGAAATGTATGGAATAATACCAGCCCGAGAGGCACGGATTTCTTTGGAAATGTACTTCCCGGGGGATCACAGGTTTTCAGTGGGTTTAAACCTGTTAATGCTGTAGATAAAAGCAGACAGGCAGTGGCAGCTTATGCAGATGTGGAATTTAATTTTACCAACTGGTTATTGGTAGACGCAGCAGCGAGGTATGAAAATTATTCAGATTTTGGATCTACATTTAACTATAAATTGGCTTCAAGGATTAAAGTGGCCCCCAATTTTAATGTAAGATTGGCAGGTTCTACAGGATTCAGAGCGCCATCCATCCACCAGATTTATTATAATGTAACCTCTACTTTGTTTACCAACAGTCAGCTTCTGGAGGTAGGAACCTTCAGCAATGATTCAGACATTGCAGGGTTGCTGGAAATGCCAAAACTAAAGCAGGAAACTTCTAAATCTGCCAGTGTAGGGTTTACCTACAGGATTCCTTCCGCAAGCCTTACTTTTACAGCAGACGGGTACTTTACAAGAATTAACAACAGGATTATTCTTACAGATCAGTTCTTAAGAGCAGATGTACCACCTGCTGCACAGGCGGCTTTTGATGCTCAGGGAATCAATGCAGCTCAGTTCTTTACCAATGCTATAGATACGGAAACAAAAGGAATAGACCTTGTGATTTCTCATAACGTAAGATTTTCCGGTTTGAAACTGGATAACAGCTTTGCCGCCAATATCAGTGAGACCAGGAAAGTAGGGGATATTCACTCCGCAGGACTTCTGCAGTCTCCGAATCTTGAAAAAATCTATTTCTCCGAAAAATCCAGGGTATACCTGGAAGAAGCCGTTCCAAGGGTAAAAGCAAGTTTATCCCACACCCTTAGATGGAAGAATGCAAGTCTGTATCTAAGAAATACCTATTTCGGAAAAGTGACCGGTGCAGACATTATTGATGTCAATGGTGACGGGGTCGTAGGATTCAATGAACACCAGCAGATCGGGCATAAAATCATTACCGACCTTTCATTGGCCTACCAGTTTACAAAGAATGTGGGACTTACAGTGGGAGTAAACAACCTTTTTGATATTTATCCCGATAAAAACCTTACTGCATCTACCAACAATGATCAGTTTATCTATTCCCGTTCAACATCCCAGTTCGGGCAGAACGGAAGGTATGTGTTTACAAGACTCAACTTCAATTTTTAA